The following proteins are co-located in the Colius striatus isolate bColStr4 chromosome 6, bColStr4.1.hap1, whole genome shotgun sequence genome:
- the LOC104553806 gene encoding transmembrane protein 151B isoform X1 produces MQRPVKQSLSACMCRESHWKCLLLSILMYGCLAAVAWCQLARVTKLTFDSSFKGKSMIYHDSPCSDGYVYIPLAFLSMLYVVYLVECWHCHVKRELQYKADVDSVYECINRMQQATPCIWWKAISYHFVRRTRQVTRYRNGDAYTTTQVYHERVNTHVAEAEFDYSHCGYKDISKELLGLESYTATKLRFTKCFSFANIESENSYLTQRAHFFTEIEGLDDYMEVREGMQLKNVDFKELMMAYGDPDHLPWYVSHYAFWVAAILMISWPLRVLIEYRTAYVHYHVEKLLGLEYMAPSAAEEPLYRYRMPRDATQDSTELEWHICTNRQLIPSYSEAMLMDLANSPAYNSYTVCRYGQTAHGCERCNRASSTSSIFSRHALHSCSGNSRLSLNTSRFSLCRVHGSHRTGLWRSRSSSIAERGCQDEQCCSYSSQLAVNENPPTYHDARFFPVLIVHRPEGHDGRHFYVRRSSCLETSL; encoded by the exons ATG CAACGCCCTGTGAAGCAGTCCCTGAGTGCCTGCATGTGCCGAGAGTCCCACTGGaaatgcctcctcctctccatcctCATGTACggctgcctggctgcagtggCCTGGTGTCAGCTGGCCCGGGTGACCAAGCTCACCTTCGATAGCTCCTTCAAGGGCAAGTCCATGATCTACCATGACAGCCCATGCTCGGACGGCTACGTGTATATCCCACTGGCCTTCCTCTCCATGCTCTACGTGGTGTATCTGGTGGAGTGCTGGCACTGCCACGTCAAGAGAGAGCTGCAGTACAAGGCAGACGTGGACAGTGTCTATGAGTGCATCAACCGCATGCAGCAAGCCACTCCGTGTATCTGGTGGAAGGCCATCAGCTACCACTTTGTGCGGCGAACCCGGCAGGTGACCCGGTACCGCAACGGCGACGCCTACACCACCACGCAAGTCTACCACGAGAGGGTCAACACCCACGTGGCTGAAGCTGAGTTTGACTACTCTCACTGTGGATACAAGGACATCTCCAAGGAGCTCCTAGGCCTGGAGAGCTACACGGCCACCAAGCTGAGGTTCACCAAGTGCTTCAGCTTTGCCAACATTGAGTCTGAGAACTCTTACCTGACTCAGAGGGCTCACTTCTTCACGGAGATCGAGGGGCTGGATGACTACATGGAGGTGAGGGAAGGCATGCAGCTCAAAAACGTGGACTTCAAGGAGCTCATGATGGCCTACGGGGACCCAGATCACCTCCCGTGGTACGTGTCCCACTATGCCTTCTGGGTGGCAGCTATCCTGATGATCTCCTGGCCGCTCAGGGTCCTCATAGAGTATCGGACTGCTTACGTCCACTACCACGTGGAGAAGCTGCTGGGCCTGGAGTACATGGCACCCAGCGCAGCTGAGGAGCCCTTGTACCGGTACCGCATGCCCCGAGACGCCACGCAGGACAGCACCGAGCTGGAGTGGCACATCTGCACCAACCGGCAGCTGATCCCCAGCTACTCCGAGGCCATGCTCATGGACCTGGCCAACTCCCCGGCCTACAACAGCTACACGGTGTGCCGCTACGGCCAAACGGCCCACGGCTGCGAGCGCTGCAACCGTgcctccagcacctcctccaTCTTCTCCCGCCACGCTTTGCACAGCTGCAGCGGCAACTCTCGCCTCTCTCTCAACACCAGCCGCTTCTCGCTCTGCCGAGTCCACggctcccacaggacaggcctCTGGAGGAGCCGCAGCAGCAGCATCGCGGAGCGGGGCTGCCAGGACGAGCAGTGCTGCTCCTACTCCAGCCAGCTGGCTGTCAATGAAAACCCCCCAACCTACCACGACGCCCGCTTCTTCCCCGTCCTCATCGTGCACAGGCCGGAGGGGCACGACGGGCGGCATTTCTATGTCAGGCGCTCCTCTTGTCTAGAAACCTCTCTGTGA
- the LOC104553806 gene encoding transmembrane protein 151B isoform X2 — translation MCRESHWKCLLLSILMYGCLAAVAWCQLARVTKLTFDSSFKGKSMIYHDSPCSDGYVYIPLAFLSMLYVVYLVECWHCHVKRELQYKADVDSVYECINRMQQATPCIWWKAISYHFVRRTRQVTRYRNGDAYTTTQVYHERVNTHVAEAEFDYSHCGYKDISKELLGLESYTATKLRFTKCFSFANIESENSYLTQRAHFFTEIEGLDDYMEVREGMQLKNVDFKELMMAYGDPDHLPWYVSHYAFWVAAILMISWPLRVLIEYRTAYVHYHVEKLLGLEYMAPSAAEEPLYRYRMPRDATQDSTELEWHICTNRQLIPSYSEAMLMDLANSPAYNSYTVCRYGQTAHGCERCNRASSTSSIFSRHALHSCSGNSRLSLNTSRFSLCRVHGSHRTGLWRSRSSSIAERGCQDEQCCSYSSQLAVNENPPTYHDARFFPVLIVHRPEGHDGRHFYVRRSSCLETSL, via the coding sequence ATGTGCCGAGAGTCCCACTGGaaatgcctcctcctctccatcctCATGTACggctgcctggctgcagtggCCTGGTGTCAGCTGGCCCGGGTGACCAAGCTCACCTTCGATAGCTCCTTCAAGGGCAAGTCCATGATCTACCATGACAGCCCATGCTCGGACGGCTACGTGTATATCCCACTGGCCTTCCTCTCCATGCTCTACGTGGTGTATCTGGTGGAGTGCTGGCACTGCCACGTCAAGAGAGAGCTGCAGTACAAGGCAGACGTGGACAGTGTCTATGAGTGCATCAACCGCATGCAGCAAGCCACTCCGTGTATCTGGTGGAAGGCCATCAGCTACCACTTTGTGCGGCGAACCCGGCAGGTGACCCGGTACCGCAACGGCGACGCCTACACCACCACGCAAGTCTACCACGAGAGGGTCAACACCCACGTGGCTGAAGCTGAGTTTGACTACTCTCACTGTGGATACAAGGACATCTCCAAGGAGCTCCTAGGCCTGGAGAGCTACACGGCCACCAAGCTGAGGTTCACCAAGTGCTTCAGCTTTGCCAACATTGAGTCTGAGAACTCTTACCTGACTCAGAGGGCTCACTTCTTCACGGAGATCGAGGGGCTGGATGACTACATGGAGGTGAGGGAAGGCATGCAGCTCAAAAACGTGGACTTCAAGGAGCTCATGATGGCCTACGGGGACCCAGATCACCTCCCGTGGTACGTGTCCCACTATGCCTTCTGGGTGGCAGCTATCCTGATGATCTCCTGGCCGCTCAGGGTCCTCATAGAGTATCGGACTGCTTACGTCCACTACCACGTGGAGAAGCTGCTGGGCCTGGAGTACATGGCACCCAGCGCAGCTGAGGAGCCCTTGTACCGGTACCGCATGCCCCGAGACGCCACGCAGGACAGCACCGAGCTGGAGTGGCACATCTGCACCAACCGGCAGCTGATCCCCAGCTACTCCGAGGCCATGCTCATGGACCTGGCCAACTCCCCGGCCTACAACAGCTACACGGTGTGCCGCTACGGCCAAACGGCCCACGGCTGCGAGCGCTGCAACCGTgcctccagcacctcctccaTCTTCTCCCGCCACGCTTTGCACAGCTGCAGCGGCAACTCTCGCCTCTCTCTCAACACCAGCCGCTTCTCGCTCTGCCGAGTCCACggctcccacaggacaggcctCTGGAGGAGCCGCAGCAGCAGCATCGCGGAGCGGGGCTGCCAGGACGAGCAGTGCTGCTCCTACTCCAGCCAGCTGGCTGTCAATGAAAACCCCCCAACCTACCACGACGCCCGCTTCTTCCCCGTCCTCATCGTGCACAGGCCGGAGGGGCACGACGGGCGGCATTTCTATGTCAGGCGCTCCTCTTGTCTAGAAACCTCTCTGTGA